The sequence GTGGTGTTTCTTACTTTTGGTATTGGTTAGGTTCATGGAAATTATAAAATCTACCAATAGAGCGCCGGATTTTTGCCTGGTTTCAAGGCGCGCCAATGTGAGCATATTGAAATATGTGCATATTGGCGCAACGCGGAAACCAGGTAAAAAGACAAGCTGTATGGTAGATTTTATTGTTTCCATGACCCTTACCATCAGGGCCGGATAAAAACTCAACGCTTTTCTGATCAATGCGCCCTTTGATATGGTATCCCGCTTTCAGCATCATTAATACCCGGCATGGTACTGCCCAGGGGTGAATAGGGATCAACCCGGGTATTTTCAAAATCAATGTCACCCCCATTTTGGACGGCAAATTCGTCATGTTTTCCGGGAATGCCGGATGGGGCTGGACCGCCCTCGGGGATGGGGCGGCCGTTGCAGCCCGGGTGTTGATGGAAGGTGAAGGCCATCATGGCGGCAACACTGAATAAATGCGCCACAACTACGGCCAGGCCGGGTCTGCCGGTATATTGTAAAGATCCAGGGTATTTTTAAACACGGCAGCAGCCAACTGATCCGGGTCTTCTCCGCGGACCAGGGCAAGGCACTCCATCACGGAACGGACAAAAGCGGGTTCGTTGCGCCGGTGTTTGTTTTTCTGGGGTTTGGGCGTCAGATACGGGGCGTCAGTCTCTATAAGCAGCCGATCCCGGGGAATCAACGGGGCAATACTGCGCAGGTACTCACCCCGCTGGAGAATGGTGAGAATACCTGTAATACCAATATAATACCCAAGGTCAAGGTATTTGAACATCTCCTCTTTTGTACCGGAAAAACAGTGAACCACCCCTTTTCTTGACTTGGGCCCGTCTGATTTCAATATTTCATAAAACCGCCCCTTGGAATCCCGTTCATGGAAAATCATTGGCAGGTCCAGCTTCC comes from uncultured Desulfobacter sp. and encodes:
- a CDS encoding TatD family hydrolase — translated: MILFDSHCHIDDKCYDNDLTQVMDRARQNGVLAMMVVGIDRRTSQKAINIASRFDHIYTSVGIHPHDAVQCSSQILNELRQLTLTHDCVKAWGETGLDFNRMFSPQEDQEACFSAQLALAGKLDLPMIFHERDSKGRFYEILKSDGPKSRKGVVHCFSGTKEEMFKYLDLGYYIGITGILTILQRGEYLRSIAPLIPRDRLLIETDAPYLTPKPQKNKHRRNEPAFVRSVMECLALVRGEDPDQLAAAVFKNTLDLYNIPADPAWP